The Thiohalorhabdus sp. Cl-TMA genome includes the window CCTTCGATGAGGCGGGGAATCCGGTCCATTCCTTCGCCTTCGTCACGGACATCTCCGAGGTGAAGGCCAAGGCGGAATTCCTCAAGCAGCTCGAGGACATCCTGGAGGCCTTCCCCGGGCTGGTGGGCATGGCCGACAGCAACCTCCGCATCCTCTATCACAACCAATACGCCACGGAGCTCTTCGGTCCCTTGCATCCGGGACACTCCAGGGTTCCCGAGTTCCACCCCGAGTGGGCCGAGCGGATAATATTGGAGGAAGGCGTTCCTACCGCCGCCCGGGAAGGCAAATGGGCGGGGGAAACCGCCCTGCTCGATACGCAGGGCCGCGAGACACCCATCCTCCAGACCATTCTGGCCCACTACAACGCCGCCGGGACGGTGGAGCGGTACTCCACCATCGGCGTGAACATCACCGCCCAGAAAACGGCGGAGCTGCGGGAGCGCCGCTACGCGGAGCAGTTGAACAGCATCAGCCGGCTGATCTCCATGGGCGGACTGGTCTCCCTCCTGAGCCACCAGCTCAACCAGCCGCTGGCGGCGCTCAGCAACTACGCGACGGCGGGCATCCGGCTGCTTCCCCGGGAATGCCCGGAATCCACGCGCTTCGAGGACCTGATGACCCGAATCGCGGGGGAAGCGCAAAAGGCCGGGGACATCCTCGCCCATGTCCGCAAGTTCCTGAAGGGAGAGGGGCCCGCCTTCGAAGCCCTGGACATCAACAGCCTGATCCGCGAGCTCCTGCCCTTCGTCCGCTCCAGCCTCCCGGAAGCGCATCCCGTACCCATCCGGCTCGACCTGGATACGGGCCCGGCCCGGGTGGTGGCGGATTACGTGCAGCTTCAGGAGGCCCTGCTGAACCTGGTCCGGAATGCCATGGAAGCGAGCCGCGAGCACCGCCCTTCGGACCCTGGGCCCGTCACCATCCGCACCCGCCAAGGCGACGGGCACATGGTGATCTCGATCATCGATTCCGGTGGGGGGCTTCCGGCGGATCTGGATGTCCAGGCCCTTACACCCTTTTTCTCCACCAAGGCGGAGGGGCTGGGCCTGGGCCTCTGGATAACCTATTCGATCCTGGAAGCCCACCATGGCCGCCTCGAGGCCTGGAATAACCCCCACGGGGAAGGGGCGACCCTGCAGATGATCCTCCCCGACGGCGAGACAATGCAGGACGTGTACTGAGGTCTATGCCGGTTTTTCTAATTGCTTTATAAGTGGTTAAAAGGGAACTTTTCGTGGACTTTCCATCCGGGATGCACCCGTACCCAGGTAGTGCAACCCCGGCAATACGGGATCGCCTTTTGCGGTATAACCAGGGCGGGGAGAAAAAATGGGCTGGGGGGGAATAAATGCATATGGATTCCGAAACCGACGCGCAGCCCCGGGGAGAAGAATCCGGCCTGTTCGAGCAGTTATTCAATAGGAGCCCGCTTCCCCAGCTCCTGATGGAGCCGGAGCAGGGCGGCATCCTGCGCGCCAGCCCCGCGGCCTGCCGGCTGCTCGGCACCCCGAAAAGCCGGGTGGAAGGGAGCCTGGCGGGCGACCTGTTTCCGGATGCGGCCGATCGCGTCGCCGATTTCCTGGAGCGGGCGGTCCGGGATACCAACGCCTCCCAGCGCATCCGGACCGGGGCCTATCCGCCCACCCCCGGCGTGCTGGAGCTTCGGGGTACTGTCCTGCATGCCGCTGGACAGCTCCATATCCACACCGCCCTGCTGGACGCCTCCCGGGAGGAGGAGCTGACCCGGGTGCTGGGTTTTCAGGAATCCCTCATGGAGCATTTTCCCGATGCCGCCTTCCTGAAGGACCACCACGGCGTTTACGAATCCTGCAACCAGCGCTTCCTGGAGGGGCTCGGAAAGGACATCCACGAAGTTGTGGGCGCCCGGGACCATGACCTGTTGCCCGCGCACATCGCCGACCGTTGCACCGCCACCGACCGGGAAGTGCTCACGGAGCAGCGCCCGCGGAAGACCGAGCGCTGGGTCCGGAACACCGACGGCGAATGGTCGCTGCTGGAGCTCCTGAAGCTTCCCTATCGGGACACGGACGGCCGGCTCCGCGGCGTCATCGGACTGGGCCGGGACATCACCGACCACCGCCATACGGAACAGCGCCTCCAGAACAGCGAGCATATGCTGCAGGAGATCCTGGGGGCTTCCCCCGAAGGCTTCTGGATGGGGGATTTCGAGACCCTGGAAACCGTCGAGGTAAACAGCGCCTTCTGCCGCATGCTCGGCCGGAGCCGGGAGGAGCTGCTCGGAGCCCGGCCCGACGCCTGGCTCGATCCGGAAGACCGGGAGGCCTTCTGGGAGAAGGCGAATCAGCGCCGTGAGCACAGTACCCGGCATTACGAGGTGCGCTTCCTGGCCAGTGACGGGCACAAGGTGCCGGTGGTGGCGAACGTCAGCACCTATTCCGATCCCGACGGGCGCCCCGCCTACTCGGTAGCCTTCATAACCGATGTCAGCCGCTTGCGGCATACCGAGAAGAGCCTGAAACGGCTGGCCGACATCCTGGAAGCCTTCCCCGGGCCGGTGGGGATCTGCGACGCCGACCTGAATCTCCTCTACCACAATCATTATGCGCAGGAAATGCTGGCCCCCCGCGACGCCGGGGCCGCCTCGGCGGAAAGCTTCTTCGCCGAGCACAGCCTCCGGGAGGTCCTAGAGGAGGAGGCCCTGCCCACCGCGAGACGGGAAGGCCTGTGGACCGGGCAAACGGTACTGCTGGACAAGGAAGGCCGGGAGATCCCCTTTTTGCTGACCCTGGTGGCGCACTTCACCCGGGAGGGAAGCGTGGAGCGGTTCTCCGCCATCGGGGTGGATATTTCGGCGCAGAAGGAAGCGGAGGAGCGGGAGCGTCAATACCTGGAGCAATTGAACCGGGTCAGCCGGCTGATCTCCATGGGCGAGCTGATATCCATCCTGAGCCACCAGCTCAATCAGCCGCTCACCTCCTTGAACAACTACGCAGCGGCGGGCAGCCAGCTACTCTCCAATCAGGGCGCCATGCCCTCGCAGCTGGGGGAGATCCTGGAAGGCGTGGAGAACGAAGCCCAGAAAGCCTCGGAAATCCTGACGCAGATCCGGAACTTCCTGAAGGGCCAGGGCCCCGAGCTCCAGCCCCTCGATCTCAACCGGCTCATCCTGGAGATCATTCCCTTCATCTGTACCGGCTGCACCGGGACCGTGCCATCCATCCTGCCGGAACTGGAGGAGGACCTGCCCCGCGTCGAGGTGGACCGGGTCCAGATCCAGGAGGCCATCTTCAACCTGGCCCGCAACGGCATGGAATCCTGCATGGAACAGAATCCGGACAGTCCCGGGCCCTTGATCCTGACCACCCGCCGGGAAGGGGAGTACGTGGAGGTAACCATTACCGACCACGGCACGGGCCTGCCCGCGGGCCTCGAGCTGGACGCCCTGGCGCCCTTCTTCACCACCAAGGAAAAGGGCCTTGGGCTGGGGCTCTGGATCACCCGCTCCATCATCCAGGCCCACGGCGGCCGTTTGACGGCCCGGAACAATGCCGAGGCCGAGGGGGCCACCTTTCAAATCCTCCTGCCCGTGACTGAAGAGCCTCCGTCCGAGGAATCCCGGGAATAGGTCCCCGGCGGGAAATGCCGCCCTAGCGGGCGGGCCGCAGGTTCAGGAAAGCCCCGGCATGGAGCGCGGAGGCGGTCCCCAGCGCCACCCACTGGTGCCAGGAGCCGATGAGGAGGGACACCCCCATCCAGGCGACACCGATCAAGGCGAAGGAGCCGGTGTAGATGCCGATCATGCCCAGGAACTGGATGGGGCCCGCCACGCGGGGCCACCACCAGGCTGCCAGGAAGACCGGCAGATGCAGGACCGTAACCAGGGGGTAGACGGGAATGGCCCAGGCCGCGAACAGGGCACCGAGCGAATAGGAATCGGCGGGCAAATGCCGGATTCCGGCCAGGAAAGGGCCCACCCAGAGGAGCCCGAAGGCGGCCAGCCCCGCAACGGGGGGTACCAGAATGGACAGCATCAGACGCACGGGGCGCTCCCTCACACCACCAGGCTCGGCTCCCGCCGGCCCGTGAAGGCCTCCACTTCCGCCACCTCCCGGGCGGCCTCGGCCACGTCGGCAAGGAGCTCCTGGACGTCATCGTTGTGCTTGAGCGTGTCCCCCTGCCACTTTTCCAGGTATGCCCGCAGGGTGGCCCCTGAGGTGCCCGTCCCCGAAAGCCGCAGCACCGCCCGGGCGCCGTTGTCGAACCAGAGCCGGAAGCCCTGCCCGGAAGTGGTATGACCGTCCACGGGATCGGTGTAGGCGAACTCGTCGGCGTCCGAAACGCGCGGACCCGGCCGGGTGGCCGTACCCCGGAGCCCGGACAGCTTGTCCCGCAGGTTGGCCATGAGCCGCTCGCCCTGGTCCTTGGTCAGTCCCTCGTAGTCGTGGCGGGAGTAGAGATCCCGACCGTACGCGGTCCAATGGGCGCGAACCACCGCCTCCACGGACTCCCGCCTGCCAGCCAGAATGGACAGCCAGGCGAGGACCGCCCAGAGACCGTCCTTCTCGCGGACGTGATCGGAGGAGGTCCCGAAGGATTCCTCGCCGCACAGCTGGACCCGGCCGGCATCCAGCAGATTGCCGAAGAACTTCCAGCCGGTGGGGGTCTCGTAGTGGTCATAGCCCCTCGCCTCCGCTACCCGCACTACCGCCCGGCTGGTGGGCATGGAGCGGGCCACGCCCGTCACCCGCCCCCGGTAGCCCGGAATCGTGTCCAGGTGGTCGGCGATCACCGCCAGACTGTCGGAGGGATTCACGAAGAAGTGCCGGCCCACGATCATGTTGCGGTCGCCGTCCCCGTCCGAGGCGGCGCCGAAATCCGGGGCGTCGTGGCGGTACATGCGCTCCATCAGGTCGCGCGCGTGGATGGGGTTCGGATCGGGGTGACCGCCGGCGAAGTCGGGGCGGGGCTCGCCGTTGATAACGGTACCCGCGGGGGCGCCCAGCTCCTCCTCCAGGAGGGCCTTGGCGTAGGGGCCGGTAACCGCGTGCATGGCGTCGAAGACCATGGTGAAGGTCCCGGATCGGAACAGGGCGCGCAGGGCGTCGAAGTCGAAGAGCTCCGCCATGAGCGCGCGGTAGTCGGCCACCGGGTCGATCACCTCCACCGGCATGCCGTCCACCTCCGCCGCGCCCTCCCGGGCCAAGTCCACCGCGGCGAACGCCTGGACGATCCGGTACCCGGTTATCTCCCGGGAGCGGGCGAAAATGGCCTCGGTCACCTGCTCGGGGGCCGGACCGCCGTTGGCGACGTTGTACTTCACCCCGAAGTCCCCTTCCGGGCCGCCGGGGTTGTGGCTGGCGGTCAGCAGGATGCCCCCCGCCGCGCCGCGGCGACGGATGGTGGCGGAAACCGCCGGGGTCGAGAACAGCCCCTCCCGGCCCACCAGGACCCGCCCCACCCCGTTGGCGGCCGCCATGCGGAGAATGGTGTCGATGGCGGTCTCGGAGTAGTAGCGGCCGTCTCCCCCAAGGACGAGGGTACCTCCCTGGAGCTCCGTGCAGGTATCGAAGATGGCCTGGATGAAGTTCTCCAGATAGCGAGGCTGTGAGAACTGCTCCACCGTCTTGCGGAGCCCGGACGTTCCGGGGCGCTGGTCGTCGAAGGGGGTGGAGACTTCCTCGATGATGGCCATGATCACTCCCGGTGGCGGAATGGGAAACCGCGCGGGGTACGGCCCTGGGCATGGCCGGTCCCCCTCTCATGATCCCATCATCATTCTCCCGGAGAAGGAAAGGCCCAGCCGGCCGGGTGGCCCCATGCGGCGGGCGATACAGGGTAGCGCAGCCACGGGAAATTCTCTACATACTTCAAGATAATGCGGAAATGCCCGGGGGATTGGGCTAGCCATTAGACCGGGAGGGCGATGGCATTCGCCATATAAGCTAGTACCCACTTTCACCAATCCAAAATCCCGATGCCTCCTGGACCGCGAAATGAACTCTGTCACAGCACATATAGCCTAAGAGGAACCATGTTGATATGGGCGTACGCCTGCGCACTTATTATTACGTAAATATACTTAATAAATACAAAATTTTACGGATACCCCCTCCTTTCCACACTCCCTACCGTCAGGGCTCACCACACTAGGCTCGCGAGGATATGCCCCGGAAGGCACCTGCCCTGGAATTCCTGAGAACCGGTAATGCCCCGGTCCGCGGGGTCACAGGGGAGGGACCACTTCTGCGCGCTATCTATCGCGCAGCCGTTGAGACGGCAGAGTACCCGATGATCTGGATCGGTTTTGCTTCCTCCGACGATCCTGGAGCGTTACGGCCAGTGGCCTTCAAGGGCATGGATTCGGAATTCCTTCGGCAGGTTTCCAAAGCGGACGGCAGGAAATACGGGCAGGTAGCCGTGGGAGACGTGGGTCGGGGCTTTTGCCTGGTGCTTAACAACTCCCCCAAGCAGCGGAGTCCGACCCTCAGGCCCGGTTGGCGAGCCTTCGCGGCATGCGCGCCATGATCGCCCTTCCTCTGACCCACGAGGGGGTCACCTTCGGCGGCATGGTGCTTTTTTCCTCCGTGTCAGGGGGCTTCGATTCAGAAACGGTTCCACTTCTAGAGGAGCTGGCAGGAAATCTCGCCTTTGGTCTGGCCTCTCGGGATCTTGCCCCTTGCCATGGTCGGGAGCCCCTCGGACAGGAAGGGGACTGGGCTCAGCACCAGGCACTTGTCGGGATGTTCCGACTATCTATGGGTTGGGAGCCACTTGAAGAGAAACTGAACCGCAGCCTTACCCTCCTCGCCGAGCTGCGATGGGGTACAGCAATATTTTCCGGGGCAGTCCTGCTTGCGGAAACGCGGAACCCGGCTGGTTTCACTCTTCTGGGCAGCTATAACCTGCCTTCCCTACCAGTCTGTCCATGTACTCCAGCTACCCGGAATTACTGGTGTCTTTGCGAAATGGCGCTGCAGGAGGACAGGCTTGTGGAGCTCAGCCCGGATATCCCCGATCAGGCAAACGGGCCCAAAGCCCAAATCTCCATTCCCCTCTCGGGTAACGCTAGCTCCGAGGCAGGGGTCCTTAGCCTTTTCTTTTCCAAACCTACTCTGCTATCCGAAGACCGAAAGCGATTCCTGGTCACGGTCGGCGCCCTAATGGGGGAGTTGATTGAACGCAACCGAATCGCGGAAGGAGCGCGGCAGAACCGTCGGCACCGCAGCGATACCCGTAGAGTAATGCACTTGAGCCAAGTGGGCGCTTCCCTTGCCCACCAGCCCCGCCAACCGCTCACCGCAGCCATCAATTACGGCAATTTAGCCATGGAGACCATGGGGTCCCAAGCTGATTCTCATGGCGGAGCGGACTTCCTACGCAAGAATCTTGCCCAGGTTCAGCGCATTCATCGGATCGTTACTGACATGCGCAACTTCCTGCGACAGGGGAAGCTCCAAAAAGAGGAAACCGACCGGAATGCTTTATTGAGAGAAGCGCTTGAGCTTCTCGAGGCGGAAACTTCTTGGGCGCAAACATCCAGGATCCGGTTGGATCTGACCCCGGACCTTCCGAAGGTTCCCTGTGATGCCATCCAGATTCAGGAGGTTATACTGAACCTGGTCCGTAATGCCTTTGAAGCCCTGGAAGAGAACGGTTCCGAAGAAAAAACGGAAACAG containing:
- a CDS encoding PAS domain-containing protein, encoding MPSDSGPGASALPWESTPLGQLFRNSPAPQLLLDPESGVILESNLPARRLLGRFHDAPMGCPLAAILPDSAEALDSFLRTVITGEAASLRVRPGTGNGGGSALLELQGTPLRLESGARIHIQLQDVSAEEQLQDAHAFHESLIEHMPDLIFQRDRNGVFRFCNEEFLQRIGRTRGEVIGRTTAELAPAEIAEGCKVGDYEAFTTDRPRHTEEWIPNPDGSWSLYDVLKLPYRDARGEIQGLFGIARDITERHRAEEQLRESERRLRKILATSTEGFWMGDFATLETVEVNDTFCRMLDRSREELLGTRPEDWIDPEDHPLLWRESERRKHTGNRRYELRFVDRKGRRIPVIANASTSFDEAGNPVHSFAFVTDISEVKAKAEFLKQLEDILEAFPGLVGMADSNLRILYHNQYATELFGPLHPGHSRVPEFHPEWAERIILEEGVPTAAREGKWAGETALLDTQGRETPILQTILAHYNAAGTVERYSTIGVNITAQKTAELRERRYAEQLNSISRLISMGGLVSLLSHQLNQPLAALSNYATAGIRLLPRECPESTRFEDLMTRIAGEAQKAGDILAHVRKFLKGEGPAFEALDINSLIRELLPFVRSSLPEAHPVPIRLDLDTGPARVVADYVQLQEALLNLVRNAMEASREHRPSDPGPVTIRTRQGDGHMVISIIDSGGGLPADLDVQALTPFFSTKAEGLGLGLWITYSILEAHHGRLEAWNNPHGEGATLQMILPDGETMQDVY
- a CDS encoding PAS domain-containing sensor histidine kinase, whose amino-acid sequence is MHMDSETDAQPRGEESGLFEQLFNRSPLPQLLMEPEQGGILRASPAACRLLGTPKSRVEGSLAGDLFPDAADRVADFLERAVRDTNASQRIRTGAYPPTPGVLELRGTVLHAAGQLHIHTALLDASREEELTRVLGFQESLMEHFPDAAFLKDHHGVYESCNQRFLEGLGKDIHEVVGARDHDLLPAHIADRCTATDREVLTEQRPRKTERWVRNTDGEWSLLELLKLPYRDTDGRLRGVIGLGRDITDHRHTEQRLQNSEHMLQEILGASPEGFWMGDFETLETVEVNSAFCRMLGRSREELLGARPDAWLDPEDREAFWEKANQRREHSTRHYEVRFLASDGHKVPVVANVSTYSDPDGRPAYSVAFITDVSRLRHTEKSLKRLADILEAFPGPVGICDADLNLLYHNHYAQEMLAPRDAGAASAESFFAEHSLREVLEEEALPTARREGLWTGQTVLLDKEGREIPFLLTLVAHFTREGSVERFSAIGVDISAQKEAEERERQYLEQLNRVSRLISMGELISILSHQLNQPLTSLNNYAAAGSQLLSNQGAMPSQLGEILEGVENEAQKASEILTQIRNFLKGQGPELQPLDLNRLILEIIPFICTGCTGTVPSILPELEEDLPRVEVDRVQIQEAIFNLARNGMESCMEQNPDSPGPLILTTRREGEYVEVTITDHGTGLPAGLELDALAPFFTTKEKGLGLGLWITRSIIQAHGGRLTARNNAEAEGATFQILLPVTEEPPSEESRE
- a CDS encoding alpha-D-glucose phosphate-specific phosphoglucomutase yields the protein MAIIEEVSTPFDDQRPGTSGLRKTVEQFSQPRYLENFIQAIFDTCTELQGGTLVLGGDGRYYSETAIDTILRMAAANGVGRVLVGREGLFSTPAVSATIRRRGAAGGILLTASHNPGGPEGDFGVKYNVANGGPAPEQVTEAIFARSREITGYRIVQAFAAVDLAREGAAEVDGMPVEVIDPVADYRALMAELFDFDALRALFRSGTFTMVFDAMHAVTGPYAKALLEEELGAPAGTVINGEPRPDFAGGHPDPNPIHARDLMERMYRHDAPDFGAASDGDGDRNMIVGRHFFVNPSDSLAVIADHLDTIPGYRGRVTGVARSMPTSRAVVRVAEARGYDHYETPTGWKFFGNLLDAGRVQLCGEESFGTSSDHVREKDGLWAVLAWLSILAGRRESVEAVVRAHWTAYGRDLYSRHDYEGLTKDQGERLMANLRDKLSGLRGTATRPGPRVSDADEFAYTDPVDGHTTSGQGFRLWFDNGARAVLRLSGTGTSGATLRAYLEKWQGDTLKHNDDVQELLADVAEAAREVAEVEAFTGRREPSLVV
- a CDS encoding ATP-binding protein, producing the protein MRAMIALPLTHEGVTFGGMVLFSSVSGGFDSETVPLLEELAGNLAFGLASRDLAPCHGREPLGQEGDWAQHQALVGMFRLSMGWEPLEEKLNRSLTLLAELRWGTAIFSGAVLLAETRNPAGFTLLGSYNLPSLPVCPCTPATRNYWCLCEMALQEDRLVELSPDIPDQANGPKAQISIPLSGNASSEAGVLSLFFSKPTLLSEDRKRFLVTVGALMGELIERNRIAEGARQNRRHRSDTRRVMHLSQVGASLAHQPRQPLTAAINYGNLAMETMGSQADSHGGADFLRKNLAQVQRIHRIVTDMRNFLRQGKLQKEETDRNALLREALELLEAETSWAQTSRIRLDLTPDLPKVPCDAIQIQEVILNLVRNAFEALEENGSEEKTETAITITTSGNKEVGVTIEDQGPGLPDHHLESIYQPFFSTKQQGVGRGLPICHSIIEAHGGRFWGEPCTAGSGARFRFTLPRTGGLLRDAE